AAGCCGCCGCCACGCGCCGAGACGCTCAAGGAAGAATACCTGGCAGCCGTCGCTGCGCTCGATGCGCATGGACCGCTGGTGATCGGCGGTAAATCGATGGGTGGACGCGTCGCCAGCATGATCGCCGATACGCTGCACGCCGAGGGGCGGCTCGCCGGGCTGCTGTGTCTTGGTTATCCGTTCCATCCGGTCGGCAAGCCAGACCAGTTGCGCACGGCGCATCTTGCGACGTTGCGAACGCCGGCACTGATCGCGCAGGGAACGCGCGATCCGTTCGGCAGCCGCGAGGAGGTTGCGACCTACCACCTCGCCCAGACGATCGAGATTCTCTGGCTCGAGGATGGCGATCACGACCTCAAGCCGCGCAAACGGGTTTCGGGATTCTCGGCCGCAGACCATCTGCGGACGCTTGGTGTGGCCGTATCGGAATGGGTGCGCGGGATCGTCGGAGTGTCAAAAGCGTGAAGCTCGTCGCTGAATTGTGATCGCGGACGGCGCGCGATTTGATTTGAATGCCGCCTTTCCGCGCGGCCCGCATTCTTTTTTCGGTTAATCCCTGGCGCTTCGGCCAGCGCGCACATAGCTCAGCGGGCCGCGGCGTTGGCCGCTCCTGCCGACAGTCTTGCCTGCCGCATGAAACCCGTCATGAATCTTATGGCTGTTGACCAACGTGCCGTTGGACTAAAGTCGAACGGTCATCCGGAAGGCTATCCGATCGCTGGCTCGCATCCGTGGAGTTGTCCGTGAGCGTCAAGTCGTCGTCGATCGCTGAAATCGGACAATGGGTCGTTGCGCGCGGGCTGGCTGGCGCATCGGAGGCGGACCTCCTTGACAGCTTCTGCGCCCGCTGTCGCGAGGCGGGGCTGCGCCTGTCGCACGGGCTCGTCATCATCGACACGCTGCACCCGACCTATGAAGGCCGCGCCTTCTGGTGGGACCTGACGCAGACCAACGAAAACCGCATGATCGAATACGGGCCGACCAATACCGGCGAGGCGGCCGAGAAATGGCGGCGCAGCTCATTCTATCATCTGTTGCAGTCCGGCGAACCGGACATGCGGATTCGCATCGGCCAGGACCTCACCGCTGATTTTCTCAATCTCGACCGGCTGCGCAGCGAGGGGCACACGGATTACATCGCCTTCGTCCATCGCTTCGACCGTGACGGCTCGATCGGGGAAATGGATGCGGTCTACTCGCATTGGACCACCACGCATGACGACGGCTTTGCCGACGATGAGCTGGAAGCCTTGCGGACGCTGGTGCCGAGCCTTTCGCTGGCGGCCAAGTGCATGTCGCTGGTGCGTGTCGCCGGAACGCTGGTCGAGGTCTATCTCGGCCGCGACACCGGCCGGCGTGTGCTGGCGGGACAGATCTCGCGCGGCGTCGCCGAGCGGATCCATGCCGTGCTGTGGTATTCCGACCTGCGCGATTTCACCGCGATCTCCGAGACGATCCCGCCGGAGGAGATCATGCCGATGCTCAACGCCTATGCGGAAGCGGTCATCTCGTCGATCCAGTCGGAAGGCGGCGAAGTGCTGAAGCTGACGGGCGACGGCGTGCTGGCGATCTTCAATGCGGAGATCGGCACCCAGGCTGGCCACGCCGCGCTGCGCGCCGAGCGTGCGATGCGGCTGAAGGTCGAGGCGCTCAACCAGCAGCGCGCAGCGGACGGCAGGCCGGTGACGGAGGTCTATCTCGGCCTGCATGTCGGCGACGTGTTCTACGGTAACATCGGCAGCGGCGACCGGCTCGACTTCACGGTGATCGGGCCTGCAGTGAACGAGGTCTGCCGCATCGCGACGATGTGCCGTTCGGCAGGCCGGTTGATGCTGGCCTCCACCGATTTCATCCGGGCGGCGACGCGGGCGGAGCGGCAGCGGCTCGTTTCGGTGGGGCGGTTCGCTTTGCGCGGGGTCGAGCGGCCGCGCGAGCTGTTCACGCTCGACCGCTACCATGACGGCGACCCGGCCGGGCACGCCAACTGACGGATTTTATGGCAGGATCGATCCCGCCGAGACGATGTGATGAGGGGCTCATGATGATGCATGCGCATTCTTTCCAGGCCGGCACACCGGCGCTCCGTTCCCTCGGCTTCGTGCTGGCGGCGCTGTCGCTTGCAGCCTGCGACGGCACCAAGCAGCAGACCGCGCAGAGCCCGCCCGTGGTCACCGTCGCCGCACCCACGCAGCGCGTCGTCACCGATTGGGACGAGTTCGTCGGCCGCTTCGAGGCTACCCAGCAGGTGCAGGTCCGCGCGCGCGTCGGCGGTTTCGTCAAGAGCATCGACTTCAAGGACGGCGCGATGGTCAAGACCGGCGATCTGCTCTACGTGATCGATCCGCGCCCCTATGAGGCGGTGCAGCTGCAGGCGCGGGGTCAGCTCGCCGACGCCAAGGCCCGGCAGACCCTCGCCGAGCGCGAACTCGCCCGCGCCACCGAACTGAGCAAGACCCAGGCGGTGTCGGAAAGCGTCGTCGACCAGCGGCGCCAGCAGCTGCAGGCGGCGCAGGCCGCGGTGCTGCAGGCCGAAGGCGTGCTCGAGCGCGCCTCGCTCGACGTCGAATTCACCCGCGTCACCGCGCCGATCGATGGTCGCATCAGCCGCCATCTGGTCGCGCTCGGCAACCTGGTGCAGGGCGGCGACAGCGGCTCGACCGTGCTGACCTCGATCGTATCGATGGACCCGATCCACATCTACTTCGATATGGATGAAGCGACCTACCTGAAGAACAACCGGCTCTGGTTCGAAGGCAAGCGGCCAAGCTCGCGCGACACGCCGAATCCGGTGCAGATCACCCTGTCCGGCGAGAGCAAGCCGTCGCGCGAAGGCAAGATGGACTTCCTCGACAACCGGCTCGACATCGCCACCGGAACGCTGCGCGGCCGCGCGATCGTGCCGAACACCGATCTATCGATCCTGCCCGGCCAGTTCGCCCGCGTGCGGGTGCTCGGCAGCGCGCCGTATCAGGCGCTGCTGCTGCCGGATACGGCGATCACCAACGATCAGTCGCGCAAGGTGGTGTTCGTCGTCAACAAGGACGACGTGGTGGAGATGCGGCCCGTCGTGCTTGGTCCGCTGGATGACGGCCTGCGGGTGGTGCGCGAAGGCATCAACGCCGACGACCGGGTGATCGTCGATGGCCTGCAGCGCGCGCGGATCGGCGCCAAGGTGACGCCGCAGACCACCAAGGCGCCGCCGCCCCCGGCCGCGCCGGCCGCAGAATCCGCGAAGGAGTCCGTCAAGGAACCGGTGGTGCAGCCGGCGAAGGGCGACAGGTCATGAACATCGGCCATCTCTCGATCCGCCAGCCGGTGCTGGCGATGGTGCTGTCGATCGTGCTGCTGATCGTCGGCGGCATCGCCTACTGGACGCTGCCGGTCGCCGAATATCCGCAGGTCGCTTCGCCGACCGTGGTCGTCACCACGCAGTATCCCGGCGCGTCGGCGCAGACCGTGGCCGATACGGTGGCGACGCCGATCGAGCAGGAGATCAACGGCGTCGAGGACATGCTGTACATGTACAGCCAGGCGACGTCCGACGGCCGCCTGACGATCACCGTCACATTCAAACTCGGCACCGACCTCGACAAGGCGCAGGTGCTGGTGCAGAACCGCGTCGCGATCGCCGAGCCGCGGCTGCCGGAGGAGGTGCGGCGCAGCGGCGTGGTCACGCGCAAGAACAGCCCGGACCTGCTGCTGGTGGTGTTCATGCTGTCGCCGGACAACACCTACGATCAGCTCTACATCTCCAACTACGCATTGCGGCAGGTGCGCGACCAACTGCTGCGCCTCGATGGCGTCGGCGACATCCAGATCTTCGGCGCGCGCGATTACTCGATGCGGCTGTGGCTGGACCCGGACAAGATTTCCGCGCTCGGCATGACCGCGACTGACGTGCTGGCGGCGGTGCGGTCGCAGAATCTGCAGATCGCCGGCGGCCAGATCGGCGAGGCGCCGATCTCCGATCGCGCCTTCCAGCTCAACCTGACCTTCACCGGTCGCCTCAGCAGCGTGCAGCAGTTCGAAGACATCATCATCAAGGCCGGAGAGGACGGCCGCACCGTGCGGCTGCGCGATGTGGCCCGCGTCGAGCTCGGCGCATTGTCGTATTCATCGAACTCGTTCCTGCTGCAAAAACCGTCGGTGGCGCTCGCGGTCTCGCAGCGGCCAGGCTCGAACGCGCTCGGCACTGCCAAGCTGATCGCCGATGCGATGGAGAAGCTGAAGCAGGACTTCCCGCGCGGCCTCGAATACAACATCGGCTACAACCCGACCGAGTTCATTGCCCGTTCGGTGAGTGAGCTGATCAAGACGATCTACGAGGCGATGCTGCTGGTCGTCATCGTCGTGCTGGTGTTCCTGCAAGGCTGGCGGGCGGCGGTGATCCCGATCCTGGCGATTCCGGTCTCGCTGGTTGGCACCTTCGCGGTGATGGCGGCGCTCGGCTACTCGATCAACAACCTCACCCTGTTCGGGCTGGTGCTGGCGGTCGGCATCGTCGTCGACGATGCGATCGTCGTGGTGGAGAATGTCGAGCGCCATCTCGCCAACGGCAAGTCGCCGCGCGAGGCTGCGTTCGCGACCATGAGCGAGGTCGGCGGCGCGCTGGTGTCGATCGCACTGGTGCTGGCCGCGGTGTTCGTGCCGACGGCGTTCCTGGAAGGAATCACCGGCGAGTTCTTCCGGCAGTTTGCGATCACCATCGCGGTCGCCACCGCGATCTCCTGCTTCTGTTCGCTGACGCTGTCGCCGGCATTGTCGTCGCTGCTGCTGCGGCCGCACGCGGCGCATGACGGCCCGTCGCGCAATCCGCTGCTGCGCGCCTGGAACGCCTTCGCCGGCGCCTTCAACCGCGGCTTCGACCGGCTGTCGCGCGGTTACGGGCGGGCGGCCGGCTTCGCCGTGCATCATTCGGCATTGATGCTCGCGCTCTATGCGCTGCTGATCGGCGGCGCCGCCTGGCTGCTGGTGATCACGCCGAAGGGCTTCATCCCGGCGCAGGATCGCGGCTACGTCGTCGTCGCCGTGCAGTTGCCGGGGGCGGCGTCGCTGCAGCGGACCACGGACATCGTCCGCCAGGTCGAGCAGATCGCGTTGAACACGCCGGGTGTCGTGCGCGTGCCGGCCTTCGCCGGCTTCTCCGGCGCGACACGGACACTCGCCAGCAATGCGGCGGCGCTGTTTCCGGTGTTCGACGAGCCGGAGGAGCGCGCGAAGAAGGGACTGACCACGGCGGCGATCACCGCCGAGTTGCGCAAGCGGCTCGCAGTGATCGAAGGCGCGATCATCATCGTCATCCCGCCGCCGGCGATTCCCGGCATCGGCACCGGCGGCGGCTTCGCCATGCGGGTGCAGGACCGGCAGGGGCGGGGACCGGAGCTGTTGGCATCGGCCACCGACGAACTCGTCAACGCGGCGCGGCGCGACCCGCGGCTGACGGCAGTGTTCTCGCCGTTCGGCGCCAACACGCCGCAAATCCATGTGGAGGTGGACC
The sequence above is drawn from the Afipia sp. P52-10 genome and encodes:
- a CDS encoding efflux RND transporter permease subunit; this encodes MNIGHLSIRQPVLAMVLSIVLLIVGGIAYWTLPVAEYPQVASPTVVVTTQYPGASAQTVADTVATPIEQEINGVEDMLYMYSQATSDGRLTITVTFKLGTDLDKAQVLVQNRVAIAEPRLPEEVRRSGVVTRKNSPDLLLVVFMLSPDNTYDQLYISNYALRQVRDQLLRLDGVGDIQIFGARDYSMRLWLDPDKISALGMTATDVLAAVRSQNLQIAGGQIGEAPISDRAFQLNLTFTGRLSSVQQFEDIIIKAGEDGRTVRLRDVARVELGALSYSSNSFLLQKPSVALAVSQRPGSNALGTAKLIADAMEKLKQDFPRGLEYNIGYNPTEFIARSVSELIKTIYEAMLLVVIVVLVFLQGWRAAVIPILAIPVSLVGTFAVMAALGYSINNLTLFGLVLAVGIVVDDAIVVVENVERHLANGKSPREAAFATMSEVGGALVSIALVLAAVFVPTAFLEGITGEFFRQFAITIAVATAISCFCSLTLSPALSSLLLRPHAAHDGPSRNPLLRAWNAFAGAFNRGFDRLSRGYGRAAGFAVHHSALMLALYALLIGGAAWLLVITPKGFIPAQDRGYVVVAVQLPGAASLQRTTDIVRQVEQIALNTPGVVRVPAFAGFSGATRTLASNAAALFPVFDEPEERAKKGLTTAAITAELRKRLAVIEGAIIIVIPPPAIPGIGTGGGFAMRVQDRQGRGPELLASATDELVNAARRDPRLTAVFSPFGANTPQIHVEVDRTRAQMLGVPIQNVTDTIETYFGSAYVNDFNILGRTYRVTAQADLPFRKETSDLARLRTKNANGDMVLLGSLVDFRNTAGPDRVPRYNLYPAAEIQGDTVPGTSSTTALTIMQQLADQVLPSGIAFEWTDLSLQESTSGNAGLYIFPICVLFVFLVLAAQYGSWSLPFAVILIVPMCILAGIVGVRIMGQDVNLLTQIGFVVLVGLAAKNAILIVEFARDIELEGKSPVDAVVEACHLRLRPILMTSFAFILGVLPLVISTGAGSEMRQAVGVAVFFGMIGVTLFGLMFTPVFYVLIRRLSGRKLAMQDAAEPT
- a CDS encoding efflux RND transporter periplasmic adaptor subunit, which translates into the protein MMMHAHSFQAGTPALRSLGFVLAALSLAACDGTKQQTAQSPPVVTVAAPTQRVVTDWDEFVGRFEATQQVQVRARVGGFVKSIDFKDGAMVKTGDLLYVIDPRPYEAVQLQARGQLADAKARQTLAERELARATELSKTQAVSESVVDQRRQQLQAAQAAVLQAEGVLERASLDVEFTRVTAPIDGRISRHLVALGNLVQGGDSGSTVLTSIVSMDPIHIYFDMDEATYLKNNRLWFEGKRPSSRDTPNPVQITLSGESKPSREGKMDFLDNRLDIATGTLRGRAIVPNTDLSILPGQFARVRVLGSAPYQALLLPDTAITNDQSRKVVFVVNKDDVVEMRPVVLGPLDDGLRVVREGINADDRVIVDGLQRARIGAKVTPQTTKAPPPPAAPAAESAKESVKEPVVQPAKGDRS
- a CDS encoding adenylate/guanylate cyclase domain-containing protein — translated: MSVKSSSIAEIGQWVVARGLAGASEADLLDSFCARCREAGLRLSHGLVIIDTLHPTYEGRAFWWDLTQTNENRMIEYGPTNTGEAAEKWRRSSFYHLLQSGEPDMRIRIGQDLTADFLNLDRLRSEGHTDYIAFVHRFDRDGSIGEMDAVYSHWTTTHDDGFADDELEALRTLVPSLSLAAKCMSLVRVAGTLVEVYLGRDTGRRVLAGQISRGVAERIHAVLWYSDLRDFTAISETIPPEEIMPMLNAYAEAVISSIQSEGGEVLKLTGDGVLAIFNAEIGTQAGHAALRAERAMRLKVEALNQQRAADGRPVTEVYLGLHVGDVFYGNIGSGDRLDFTVIGPAVNEVCRIATMCRSAGRLMLASTDFIRAATRAERQRLVSVGRFALRGVERPRELFTLDRYHDGDPAGHAN
- a CDS encoding alpha/beta family hydrolase — protein: MVPGFLFDGPEQAEVTILLAHGAGAPMDSPAMTACARALAAAGFRVVRFEFAYMASRRTASGRKPPPRAETLKEEYLAAVAALDAHGPLVIGGKSMGGRVASMIADTLHAEGRLAGLLCLGYPFHPVGKPDQLRTAHLATLRTPALIAQGTRDPFGSREEVATYHLAQTIEILWLEDGDHDLKPRKRVSGFSAADHLRTLGVAVSEWVRGIVGVSKA